Part of the Paenibacillus sp. JNUCC32 genome is shown below.
ATGCAGGGCGCGGCTGACGCCTCCAAGGAGTACAGCAGCCCGAACGTTGCCGAGAACGAAGCTTACCAATACGCAGCGGTTCGCAACGCGCTTTACCGTAAAGGCAAAGGCATCGAGATCCTGGTGAACTACGAGCCTTCCCTGCATTTTGTATCGGAGTGGTGGAAGCAGCTGTACGGCGAGAGCGAAGGGAAGGATTACAAGGGGATCTACCCGGCATCCGTCGATTTCTCTACCGATCTGCACTCCATGGGTCAGTTCATCCAGGAAGGCAGCCGCAACATCTTCGAAACCGTCATTCAGGTGGAGAACGTATCCGAGCATATTACGATCGAATCGGATCCGGACGATCTGGACGGATTGAACTTCCTGACCGGGAAAACATTGGATTTTGTCAACAAAAAGGCGTTCCAAGGCACGATGCTGGCCCATACAGACGGACAAGTTCCGAATTTGATTGTGACAATTCCAGATTTCACTCCCTATTCGTTCGGATATCTGGTATACTTTTTCGAAAAGGCCTGCGGTATCAGCGGCTATCTGTTGGGTGTCAACCCGTTTGACCAACCGGGCGTAGAGGCGTACAAGAAAAATATGTTCGCGCTGCTCGGCAAACCTGGGTACGAGAAAGAGAAGGCCGAATTGGAAGCTAGACTTTCCGAATAACCCGACACTTTCATTGGATTAGACGTAAGACGCTGAAGGAAGCAGTCCGCTGGCATATCATTGCCGTGGACTGCTTTCTTGGCAATATAGAGGTGGTTGTTGTTTCATGCTGGATCGTTACAAAACGGTACGTCAGGCGGGCTCCAAGGAGATCGTCATCAAGAAATCGCGTTTCATCGGGCATGTGATGCCGGTAGAGACCGAAGAGGAAGCCGTCGCTTTTATTGAAGAGATCAAGAAAAAACATTGGAATGCTACGCACAATTGTTCCGCTTACATGATTGGCGAGCGGGATGAGATTCAGAAGCAATCGGATGACGGGGAACCGAGCGGAACGGCCGGCAAGCCGATTCTCGAGGTGATCCGCAATCAGGGGCGGAAGAATGTAGCTATCGTGGTCACGCGTTATTTTGGCGGCATTATGCTGGGTGCGGGCGGATTAATCCGGGCGTACACCGACGGAGCCGTGGCTGCGATCGAATCAGGCGAACCGATTACAAGGGTTCTTCACCGGGAGATTTTCGTGGAGCTGGATTATACCTGGCTGGGTAAGGTGGAGAACGAGCTTCGTAACCGGAACGTACGCATGGGAGAGACAAACTTTGCCGACACGGTGACTTTGACCTGCTTGCCGCTCGATGGTGATGCGGAGAGCTTTATGACTTGGATGGTGGATTTGACACAGGGGCAGTCCTTGATCACGGAGGGAGAGCGG
Proteins encoded:
- a CDS encoding YigZ family protein — its product is MLDRYKTVRQAGSKEIVIKKSRFIGHVMPVETEEEAVAFIEEIKKKHWNATHNCSAYMIGERDEIQKQSDDGEPSGTAGKPILEVIRNQGRKNVAIVVTRYFGGIMLGAGGLIRAYTDGAVAAIESGEPITRVLHREIFVELDYTWLGKVENELRNRNVRMGETNFADTVTLTCLPLDGDAESFMTWMVDLTQGQSLITEGERLYFIEGE